The genome window TCTGTATTGCTGGGGGCATTTTTCACATCCTCACCAAGCCATTCGGTTGGGCTCGTCGCGCCTTCATCTGGTCTGGAGAAGCTTATCTCTCCTACAGTTTGGGCGCTCTGTCCCTGATGGGCTTTATTGCCTCTTGCTATGTCTGGTTTAACAACACCGTTTATCCCAGCGAATTCTACGGCCCCACCAACGCTGAATCTTCCCAAGCTCAAGCTTTCACCTTCCTGGTGCGCGACCAACGCTTGGGTGCTAACGTCGGTTCCGCACAAGGCCCCACAGGTCTGGGTAAATACCTGATGCGCTCTCCCACTGGCGAAATCATCTTCGGTGGCGAAACAATGCGCTTCTGGGATTTCCGTGGCCCCTGGCTCGAACCCCTGCGCGGTCCCAATGGCCTCGACCTCGACAAGATCAAGTATGACGTTCAACCTTGGCAAGTCCGTCGTGCTGCTGAGTACATGACGCACGCTCCCAACGGTTCGATCAACTCTGTGGGTGGCCTGATCACGGAAACTAATGGCTTTAACTACAATAGCCCCCGTGCTTGGTTATCAACCTCTCACTTGGTGCTAGGCTTCTTCTTCCTCGTTGGTCACCTCTGGCACGCGGGTCGCGCTCGTGCGGCTGCAGCAGGCTTTGAAAAAGGTATTGACCGCGAAACTGAGCCAGTGCTGTTCATGAACGATCTCGACTAAGCTGCCAGTTTAGTTTCTATTTCTCTCTTCTTTCATAGTGATAGGACTCCTGCTTAAAGGCAGGAGTTTTTTTGTATTTATGTCAACATTCAGTTTTCCGCGAAGGGCCACGTTTAATATATAGCTAGGGGCTAAGATTGCTCTCTTTCTAGGGGAAGAAGGGGCTCTTCCTCAAGGGTTTGGTGGAATTAAGAACGTCCTAACTGACTTTCATCGGTTGCTATATAAACTGTTCGCGGTCAAATACCGAAACTCTTTTTACCCCAATGCCCAATGCCCAATGCCCACTAATTGCTGAACGTTAATGTGCTATGCGAAATTCTGATTTTACAGGTGCTTTGGAATGGACGCCTGAAGCTAAGGCGAAGCTGAAAAATATTCCTTTTTTTGCGCGCGCTCAAGCTCGACAGCGAATTGAGCAATTGACCCGTGAGGCAGAACAAGAAGTCGTGACGGTTGAGATTGTTGAACAGGCAAGATCTGAGTTTGGTCAGTAATTGATAAGCTGCTACGCATCTAAAATGACCGTCAGTTTTTCTCTTGCTTCTTGTGGGATGGGCAGGAAAGCCCGTCTTTGTATTCGATTTAGATGCGTAATAGCTTATCAAATCCATTAACATCGGTAGTGTATAGCCTCTTTCGGGTTGATGGTGAAAAATGCCCACGATCAAACTTCTTACTTAGGTATGTTGTTGAGCTTGGGCGCTCTTTAAGATAGCGCCCAAGCTCAACAACATACCAAATATTATACTGAATCGGTGTTATAGGCACAAAAATTAAACTCTATGAGAAATTCCGTTCCCTGTCCTAACTGCGAGTAGCATTCCAGTCGGCCTTGATGTTTTTCAACAATAATTTGATGACTGATAGATAGCCCTAATCCCGTGCCTTTGCCTACAGGTTTAGTAGTAAAAAAAGGATCGAAAATACGTTGTTTAACTTTTTCTGAAATACCCGCACCATTGTCAGCAATACGAACGATCGCAGATTTTATATTAGATTTGTCAGAATTATTTTTAACTTCAGTACAGATGCGAATCTGCGGTGTAAAGTTAGGCTCTCTTTGCAGCCTTTCTTCTAAAGCATCAATGGCATTGCTTAGGAGATTCATAAAGACCTGATTTAGTTGACCGGGGTAACATTCAACTAGGGGCAATTTTCCATACTCTCTAATTACTTCGATCGCACAGCGCTTCGGCTGGGGTTTGAGGCGATGTTGCAAAATCATCAGGGTACTCTCAATGTCTTGGTTGAGGTTTGCTGCTTTTCTGTCAGCTTCGTCAAGATGGGAAAAGTTCCGCAGGGAAAGCACAATTTTTTTGATCCGCTCAGCACCCGTTTTCATTGATTGGAGTAATTTGATGAAGTCTTCTTTGATAAAGTTGAATTCACCCGCTTCAATCTGCTCCTTAATTGCTGCTGGTGGTTGGGGGCAGTGTTGCTGGTAGAGATCGATCGCACTCAACAGGTAATGGGAATATTCGATCGCTGGAGTAACGTTGCTGTAGATAAAGCTGACGGGATTGTTAATTTCGTGAGCGACTCCGGCCACCATTTGCCCTAATGATGCCATTTTTTCGCTTTGAACGATCTGCGCTTGGGTACTTTTGAGTTGACGCAGGGTGACTTCAAGCTGTTGTGCTTTTTCCCGTTCTCTAGCTTCAGATAGGCGCAAAGCTGCTTCTGCTTGTTTGCGATCGCTTAGTTCGGTTTGCGCCTGTTCAAAGAGGGTGCATTGCTGAAGTGCGATCGCCAACTGCACGTTCAACTCTTTGAGACACTCGATCTCAAATTCCTGCCACTCTCGACTACTGCTACAATGATGGGCAATGAGTAAACCCCAGAGGTTACATTGGTTTTTAGTTGTCCCCCCACATTTGGGATTTTGGGTGGCCTCTTCTGCTTGTAAAATTGGAATAACTAAGTTGGCTTTAACCTGCAACTGACTGAGTAGCTTAATGTGGCAAGGATTTAAACTGCTATTCTCCACATCCGAGATGGCTCCAATGCGACCCTCTTTGTAAAGGGGAACATATTTTTCCAGAAAACAGTTGTCTTGAATATCCATTTCCAGCGTAGGCATCCAATCTTTACCCACTGACTCAACTACCACAAATCCACTCCAGTCGGGGTTAAAGCGGTAAACTATTGTCCGGTCTGTTTGCAAAAATTGCCGCACTTCATCAACAGATGTTTGCAGAACTGACTCTAAATTCAGGGAAGAGCGAATGCTCGAGAGCATCGTCCCCACCAACCGCTCTCGCTTTAATTGCTTGTGCAAAGCTTCTTGAGCTAGAATGCGATCGCGCGATTCCATCGCTAAAGCTGCGATCTGTGCCAAATAGCTAGCGAAATTTTGTTCGTCGAGCGTCCAATTTCTCTGTGTTCCCTGATGTGACAAAGAAATTACGCCCTCAACTCGTCCTTGATGGGTAATGGGAACGTCTAAGATTGAGGATATACCCAAAGGAATCAAGTAAGATTCGCTAAACTCTTGAGTGCGCGGATCGGTATTGGCATCAACTGCTGCGATCGCCTGTTCTGCATTCAAAGCTTTGAAATAGTTAGGATAGTCATCAACCTTCAGTTTTAAACCATCGCTGTGTTGGTTCGCCGTCAGTTTGTAGAGATTCCCACAGCACATTGCTGATTTATCTTCGTTGTAAAACCAAACGCTTCCCCACTCGACATTCAGGGTACGGGTTGCTATTTCCGTAATCTCTCTCAACGCATCGCCGATATTTACCTGGTAGATCCGGTCACTTTTTGCTAGTTCTAGCTTGCTAGCTTGTTGTTGGCTCAAACGTATTTCTCGTTCCTGCAAAGCCGATTCAGCCGCCATTCTTTCCCTAATTTGTGCTTCTAAACAAGCGTTGCTTTCTGTCAACTCTGCTGTGCGCTCTTGCACTTTAGATTCCAAGTCTTCATAGGCGTGCCACAGCGCTAATTCTACATTTTCGCGATCGCTGATTTCCCGCTGTAACTTACGATTAATTACCTCTAATTCTTGGGGAGTTTTTAAAGATAGAAACTGTGGCAGTAGCGTTATCATCTGTCCAGCCGTGTAGCAAGAAATGAGGGCAGTAGTTGCTTTCTCAATCCCCGACAGCCAATAGGCGGAATGCCACAGCGTCCAAATTTCTAGCAAGTGGCCTGTACCGCAGAAAATAATAAATGCACCAAATAAAGCAAATATTCCCATAAAGGGAACGTCACGCCGCTTATAAATGAAATAGATGAGCATTACCGGAATTGAAAAGTAAGCTAGAGCAATCAGCAAGTCACTAACTACGTGCAGCCAGACTAGAGGCGTTTGCCACAGGTAGCAGTGACCGTGAGGCATATACTGACTCGGTGAGAATACATTTTTTACAATTTGCCACATATTATTATTTTTCTAAACTTCCGCCTTTACAGCAAGAAGGTCTGAGTTTTGGTGATTGAAGTAGTTACTCCCTTGAAGCAAGACCATATTACTCGTTTTATAACACCCAATTTGGCATCTATACAATTTGTCAATCTTGATTATTCGAGCGAGTTATTGTATTATTATTGTACTCCAATGATATATTTAAAGTTTAAGTTAAATTTTGGACATCGCGCATTTAAACAAAATAGTCTTCAATTATATTTGATTGTGGATGTTTTAAATGTTAACTTATATTTAATTGGGAAAAGTGGGTAACTTTAAGTTATAAACGTCAAAAAAGTGGGCTCTCCAAGCCTTTTTTACCCAAACACAAAAGAGACGAGTGGGAAAAGTGGGAAAAGTGGGATTGTAATTACAGCAGCTTGCAGTTGCATGAAGTACACGCCAGAAACCCGGTAACTTCTGCTCTCACCGGGTTTCTCTGTACTTCACTCATCTGAATAGGGCTATACTCCCTTCGATTGTGGAAGAAATCTATGGTGGGAGTAGCTCTAATGGATTTAAATGTATTATTTTATACCTCTAGGTTTTTATTTTAGAATATCGTTAACTCTTGGTGGCCTAAAAATTTACTTTTCTTATTAAAAATAACCTATATATCTGTGCTAGGTAAGGAAAGAGTTAAAAGTTAATAAATTTTTTTTATATTACTAAAATATAAGGTAAAATAAAGCCTTACTTTCAATCTCCCTAGTCAATATAGAGATGTAAGTAAACAACACCGACCAAAAAAATAGTTATGCAACTTTTACCCTGCCCTCCTTTTCCTTTTCGGGTGCGTTGCGGGGGTTCCCCTCGTTGTAGCACCTCGCGTCTCACCGCCAAACTAAGTACAGTTTTGGCGCGAGTCTCCAAGGAGGAAGAAAGATGAATGTTGATGAAGCTTTAATAGTTGTGGAACAAGAATTTCTCTCTAGGGAACTCAGTCCTATTGAGCGATTAGTTTTCCGTGCGTCGTGGATAGGGCAAACCTATACCGACATAGCGCTGGATTCAGCTTACGGCCTCGACTACATAAAGGAAATTGGCTCTAAGTTGTGGAACGACCTCTCAGATGCTTTAGGGCAAAGGGTGACCAAAAAAAATCTGCATCTAGTCTTAAAGCAATACGGGCAAAACTCGACAGCCAAATCCAACAGCAGGATGGGACAGGTGTCTCCAAGGGAGCAAATAGCCAGACAGGATTCCCTAAGTAGCTTTCCACAGGCCGAAATCGAATTTCCCGGTCGTCCAGTACCGTTAGATTCCTCACTTTATATCAATCGTCCACCGATTGAAGAACTAGCGTGCTATGAAATTCACAAACCAGGATGCGTACTCCGGATCAAAGCGCCCAGGAAGATGGGGAAAAGTTCACTGCTAAATAGGATTATGGCTCATGCTACTACAGAAGGATATAAAACTGTTGTCTTAGATTTTCAAGAAGCTGACACAGCCGTTTTTACATCTATTAATAAATTCTTACGCTGGTTCTGTGCCAATGTCAGCAGGCAGTTGCAACTCACCCCCAAGTTGAATGATTACTGGGATGAGGACTTGGGCAGTAAAATGAGCTGCAAAATTTATTTTGAGGGCTATTTATTAAAATCTATTAATAGTGCCTTGGTTTTGGCTTTAAATGAAGTTAATCGGATTTTTGAGTATCCCGAAATTGCCCAAGACTTTCTGCCGATGCTGCGAGCTTGGCACGAACAGGCAGTACAGGTTGAGACTTGGCGAAAACTGCGGTTGGTGGTGGTTCACAGCACTGAAGTTTACCTTCCGCTCAAGCTTACTCAATCGCCCTTCAATATTGGGTTACCGCTGAAAGTGCCAGAATTTAGTTTGGAGCAGGTGCAGCAGCTGGCAATGCGTTACGAACTTACTTGGGCAGAGGGTGAAGCGGGGATGCGACGCCTTGTTCCTTTGGTGGAAATGGTAGGGGGACACCCCTATTTGCTAAGCATGGCATTCTATCAGTTGTCTGGCAAAGAGATGACATTAGAAGAGTTATTGCAAAAAGCTCAAGAACCAACTGGGATTTACAGCGCTCATTTGCGGAGTCTCTCAGTTATGCTTCAAGAAGAGCCAGAGTTGGCCGCAGCATTTAAGCGAGTGATTAGCAGTGAGGGATCGGTTTTTGTAGGAGAAGTCGCAATATATAAGTTAGAGAGTATGGGGCTAATACATCTTGATGGCGATCGAGCAAAGCCAAGTTGCCAATTATACCGTGTGTATTTTCGGAATAATTTAAAAAACCCAAATTTGATTGATTTTCGCTTGGAAGAGTTAGAGCAAGAGAATGTCCAGTTACAGCGCTTGTCAAATTTAGATGAGTTGACTCAACTTGCCAATAGACGCTACTTTAACCAGTATCTGAAAACATTGTGGCAGCAGGTTGAGGAGATTCCACCGCTATCGCTTATTTTGTGCGATGTTGACTATTTCAAGTTTTACAATGACGCTTACGGACATCTAGCTGGAGATGAGTGCCTACAGCAAATTGCCAATGCTATCCGTGTCTGCGTGACGCATCCGGCGAATGTTGTGGCGCGTTATGGCGGTGAAGAGTTTGCGGTAATTTTGCCCCAAACAGATGCCCATACTGCTGTTAACGTAGCAGAAGAAATTCGAGCGATCGTTAAAGCTTTAGAGATCGCCCATGACAATCCTGACGTTGACGGTCTTCCCGATCGCTTTGTCACAGTCAGTTTGGGGGTGGCGAGTATAAAGCCCGGTTCTAAAAGTTCTCCTGAAATGCTCATTGCTGCTGCTGATGAGGCACTTTATCAATCGAAAAGACAAGGGCGCGATCGCGTTACCCTTCATACAGAAAATACTTGAACTGGGAAGTGGGAAATTGCCAAGTTTAGATTTTATTAATTTTAAATTTAGAATCTTAAATTTAAAATTGAATTCTTCTTTTTCCGTTCCTTATTTGGGTTTTTTCGTGTCAAATATGCTGCTTTGGACACGGCCTAATTAAAAATTTTATATAACCGACATATTTATGATGCCGTGTCCCTACAAAAATGTTCATATTTAACATTAGCATAATAATTCCAAAACATCCAGAACTATGAATACTTACCAATACCAAATCGGTGGTAGTTTGACAACAGATGCCCCTACTTATGTTGAACGTCAAGCTGATACTGAATTATATGAAGCTTTAAAAAAGGGAGAATTTTGCTACGTACTCAACTCCCGACAAATGGGGAAATCTTCACTTTTAGTGAGAACGCGACATCGCCTGCAAGAAGAAGGATTCCTCTGTACCACCGTCGATATGACAGCGATAGGCAGTGAAAATATCACCCCTCTTCAGTGGTACAAAACAGTAGTGACTGATTTATGGTTGGGTTTCAATCTGTTAGGAAAGTTTAACTTAAAAGCTTGGTGGCGCGATGAAGAAGATTTGTCTTTAGTCCAGAGATTAAGTCGATTTATTGTCGAACTACTGCTTGTGCAATTTCCTCAAGAGAGAATCTTTATATTTATAGATGAAATCGATAGCATTCTCGGTATAAAATTTAGGTTAGATAATTTTTTTGCTTTGATTCGCTATTGTTATAACCAAAGAGCGAGCGACCCGGAATATCACCGCCTAACGTTTGCAATTTTCGGAGTAGCTACACCTTCAGATTTAATAGCGGATAAAAATAGAACGCCATTTAATATTGGCAGAGCGATCGAACTTGAGGGCTTCAAACAGCAGTCATCTCAGCCATTAGCGGCAGGATTAGAAGGAAAAATAGAAAAAACTCAGTCAATTTTAAAAGAAATCTTAGCCTGGACGAATGGGCAGCCATTTCTGACCCAAAAGCTGTGTAAATTAGTGCATAATTCGATTCAAGGAGCCGTCAGTGAAAATCTGTCGATTCCGGCAGGGACAGAAGCATTTTGGGTAGAGAGTATAGTGCGATCGCAGATCGTCCACAATTGGGAATATTTAGATGCTCTCGTCGCCGCCA of Argonema galeatum A003/A1 contains these proteins:
- the psbC gene encoding photosystem II reaction center protein CP43 — its product is MVTLSNSSMVAGNRDQESSGFAWWAGNARLINLSGKLLGAHVAHAGLIVFWAGAMTLFEVAHFTPDKPIYEQGAILIPHLASLGWGVGPGGEIIDTYPYFVVGVLHLISSAVLGLGGIYHAVRGPDTLEEYSSFFGYDWKDKNKMTTILGFHLIVLGIGALLLVAKSIFFGGLYDTWAPGGGDVRVITNPTLNPAVIFGYLTRSPFGGEGWIVSVNNLEDVVGGHIWIGLICIAGGIFHILTKPFGWARRAFIWSGEAYLSYSLGALSLMGFIASCYVWFNNTVYPSEFYGPTNAESSQAQAFTFLVRDQRLGANVGSAQGPTGLGKYLMRSPTGEIIFGGETMRFWDFRGPWLEPLRGPNGLDLDKIKYDVQPWQVRRAAEYMTHAPNGSINSVGGLITETNGFNYNSPRAWLSTSHLVLGFFFLVGHLWHAGRARAAAAGFEKGIDRETEPVLFMNDLD
- a CDS encoding PCP reductase family protein, yielding MRNSDFTGALEWTPEAKAKLKNIPFFARAQARQRIEQLTREAEQEVVTVEIVEQARSEFGQ
- a CDS encoding GAF domain-containing protein, yielding MWQIVKNVFSPSQYMPHGHCYLWQTPLVWLHVVSDLLIALAYFSIPVMLIYFIYKRRDVPFMGIFALFGAFIIFCGTGHLLEIWTLWHSAYWLSGIEKATTALISCYTAGQMITLLPQFLSLKTPQELEVINRKLQREISDRENVELALWHAYEDLESKVQERTAELTESNACLEAQIRERMAAESALQEREIRLSQQQASKLELAKSDRIYQVNIGDALREITEIATRTLNVEWGSVWFYNEDKSAMCCGNLYKLTANQHSDGLKLKVDDYPNYFKALNAEQAIAAVDANTDPRTQEFSESYLIPLGISSILDVPITHQGRVEGVISLSHQGTQRNWTLDEQNFASYLAQIAALAMESRDRILAQEALHKQLKRERLVGTMLSSIRSSLNLESVLQTSVDEVRQFLQTDRTIVYRFNPDWSGFVVVESVGKDWMPTLEMDIQDNCFLEKYVPLYKEGRIGAISDVENSSLNPCHIKLLSQLQVKANLVIPILQAEEATQNPKCGGTTKNQCNLWGLLIAHHCSSSREWQEFEIECLKELNVQLAIALQQCTLFEQAQTELSDRKQAEAALRLSEAREREKAQQLEVTLRQLKSTQAQIVQSEKMASLGQMVAGVAHEINNPVSFIYSNVTPAIEYSHYLLSAIDLYQQHCPQPPAAIKEQIEAGEFNFIKEDFIKLLQSMKTGAERIKKIVLSLRNFSHLDEADRKAANLNQDIESTLMILQHRLKPQPKRCAIEVIREYGKLPLVECYPGQLNQVFMNLLSNAIDALEERLQREPNFTPQIRICTEVKNNSDKSNIKSAIVRIADNGAGISEKVKQRIFDPFFTTKPVGKGTGLGLSISHQIIVEKHQGRLECYSQLGQGTEFLIEFNFCAYNTDSV
- a CDS encoding AAA-like domain-containing protein, whose translation is MNVDEALIVVEQEFLSRELSPIERLVFRASWIGQTYTDIALDSAYGLDYIKEIGSKLWNDLSDALGQRVTKKNLHLVLKQYGQNSTAKSNSRMGQVSPREQIARQDSLSSFPQAEIEFPGRPVPLDSSLYINRPPIEELACYEIHKPGCVLRIKAPRKMGKSSLLNRIMAHATTEGYKTVVLDFQEADTAVFTSINKFLRWFCANVSRQLQLTPKLNDYWDEDLGSKMSCKIYFEGYLLKSINSALVLALNEVNRIFEYPEIAQDFLPMLRAWHEQAVQVETWRKLRLVVVHSTEVYLPLKLTQSPFNIGLPLKVPEFSLEQVQQLAMRYELTWAEGEAGMRRLVPLVEMVGGHPYLLSMAFYQLSGKEMTLEELLQKAQEPTGIYSAHLRSLSVMLQEEPELAAAFKRVISSEGSVFVGEVAIYKLESMGLIHLDGDRAKPSCQLYRVYFRNNLKNPNLIDFRLEELEQENVQLQRLSNLDELTQLANRRYFNQYLKTLWQQVEEIPPLSLILCDVDYFKFYNDAYGHLAGDECLQQIANAIRVCVTHPANVVARYGGEEFAVILPQTDAHTAVNVAEEIRAIVKALEIAHDNPDVDGLPDRFVTVSLGVASIKPGSKSSPEMLIAAADEALYQSKRQGRDRVTLHTENT